The window CGCCGGCTGTCGTCGGCGGCCCCTGCGGCCCATTGCGCCATCGCCAGGTTGCCGGCCACCGTCAGCGCCTCGCTCAGGTGCAGCTTCTGCGGCAGGAAACCGATGCTGCGCGCACGCCAGGCGTCGCCGGCGATCTTCGGCAACGAGGCCAGGTCCTGCCCGGCCACGCGAATCTGCCCGGCGCTCGGCCGCAACAGCGCCGCTGCCAGCGCCAGCCAGGTGGATTTGCCCGCGCCGGAAGGCCCCTTGAGCAGCAGCACGCCGCCCTGGGCGACTTCGATGTCGGGAAAAAGAATCTCGGCGCCCCCGTCATGGCGGTAGGCCAGCCCGGCGGTCTGGATCACGCGGCGACGCCGGCCGTGTCGGGGGCCGAAGTTGCGCAGTCCACGCACACGCCGCGCACGGCGAAATCCATGCTCATGCCCTGGTAGCCCAGCGCCTGCAGCGCGGCCAGTGCCGACTGCGCGGCGCGTTCCAGGTCGTTGGCATTGGCCTGCAGTGCACCGGCCAGCGGGCTGTCGCGGTGGCAGCTCTGGCATTCGAAATGCGGAATGGCATGCACGCTGGTCGGCATCGCCTGGTAGCGCCGTACCCGGCTGGCGTCCACGCGGCACAGCAGCAGGCCGACCTGCGTCAGCCGGTCGATCAGCCGGTACAGCGTCACGCGGTCGAGTGCCACGGCGGCGCCATCGGCTTCGGTGCCTTCGCCCGACAACGCCATCTGCAGTTGCGCATGGGTGTAGCTCGTGTCGGGATGCGCCAGCAGCCAGCCGAGCACGGTCCGCGCGGCTGCGGTGCGGCGCAGGCCGTGGGCGGACAACAGCGCGTCGATCGGGTCGACGCTCTCGGCTTCGGCGTTTTTCCTGGAGGGTCTGGTGGCCATGGTCTTGAGAGATTTACAAAGACTTCGAGCGCAATCGACATTTAACGCAACAAAGTTGCATTAAACTCTATTGCAATCCGGTTGCATTATCGCGCCGTTCGAACCCGTTACAGCCCTTCCCTTCGTAAAGATCGTCTTCCGTGTCCCCTGATTTCAAACCCGAATCCCCGCGTCGCAGCGTCCTGGCCTGGCCGGCCTGGCTGCGGGTGCTGGCCGTGTTGCCGGCCGTTCTCCTGCTGTGGCTGGCCGTTGCCTGGGCCGGACTGGAGGCCGCGCCATGGTGAGGCTCGACAACCTGACGGTAAGTTACCGCCGGCATCCCGCGCTGCACCACGTGAGCGGCCAGTTCGCGCGCGGTTCGCTCACGGCGGTCGTCGGGCCGAACGGCTCCGGCAAAAGCACCCTGCTCAAGAGCACCATGGGCCTGCTGCGTTGCGGGCCTGGTCAGATCCACGTGGCGGCGCCGCGCGAGCGCATCGCTTACCTGCCGCAACTCACCGAGATCGACCGCACCTTTCCAATGGCCGTGCGCGACTGCGTGTCGCTCGGCGGCTGGCCGCGCCAGGGCGCCTGGGGCGGCGTGGACGAGGCGGCACTGCGCCGTGTGGACGAAGCCCTCGAGGCGGTCGGCCTGGCCGGTTTCGCCACCCGCACCATCGGCAGCCTGTCGAGCGGC of the Rhodoferax koreense genome contains:
- a CDS encoding metal ABC transporter ATP-binding protein; the protein is MVRLDNLTVSYRRHPALHHVSGQFARGSLTAVVGPNGSGKSTLLKSTMGLLRCGPGQIHVAAPRERIAYLPQLTEIDRTFPMAVRDCVSLGGWPRQGAWGGVDEAALRRVDEALEAVGLAGFATRTIGSLSSGQLQRVMFARLLVQDAELILLDEPFTAMDSKTTATLLALVQRWHAEGRTVIAVLHDDAQVRAFFPQTMLLARECIAWGPTSQVLTEPLLSKARNMAEAWDEQAEICTVDQPAPARNTLEAAV
- a CDS encoding Fur family transcriptional regulator; its protein translation is MATRPSRKNAEAESVDPIDALLSAHGLRRTAAARTVLGWLLAHPDTSYTHAQLQMALSGEGTEADGAAVALDRVTLYRLIDRLTQVGLLLCRVDASRVRRYQAMPTSVHAIPHFECQSCHRDSPLAGALQANANDLERAAQSALAALQALGYQGMSMDFAVRGVCVDCATSAPDTAGVAA
- a CDS encoding ATP-binding cassette domain-containing protein, giving the protein MIQTAGLAYRHDGGAEILFPDIEVAQGGVLLLKGPSGAGKSTWLALAAALLRPSAGQIRVAGQDLASLPKIAGDAWRARSIGFLPQKLHLSEALTVAGNLAMAQWAAGAADDSRRVRDTLDALGLAEFAERRPSQLSGGQAQRVALARALLLKPQVILADEPTASLDDDAAEAALALLSTSARRAGATLVVATHDSRVAAALPGAVTCQIMPARRRNKRESLCKS